Proteins encoded by one window of Kribbella italica:
- a CDS encoding epoxide hydrolase family protein has protein sequence MTTITPFRIDIPQTTLDDLQRRLTDARLPAKLPGDGWDTGVPVSWLSDLVDYWRTEYDWRKVEQQLNQFPQYTTEIDGQQIHFLHVRSAEADALPLLLTHGWPGSFIEFVDLIGPLTDPVAHGGEASDAFHVVIPSLPGFGFSTPVASEGWTTERIGRAWAELMSRLGYERYGVQGGDIGGSVSPEVARADRERVVGVHVNGGPAIPPYPLPDEELATLTPLEQDRVARVGAFMQEEFGYIAIQSTRPQALAYGLVDSPVGQLAWIMDKFREWTHPRATLPDEIIGRDTLLTNVMIYWLTGSAGSSAYVGYAQGGAWGAKLGNSGVPTAAIVFAHDVGIRRYAEEENTIVRWTDVDQGGHFAALEEPELLLADVRAFFRTVRG, from the coding sequence ATGACCACGATCACTCCGTTCCGCATCGACATCCCGCAGACCACGCTCGACGACCTGCAGCGCCGGCTCACCGACGCTCGGCTCCCGGCCAAGCTGCCGGGCGACGGCTGGGACACCGGCGTCCCGGTCAGCTGGCTGAGCGACCTGGTCGACTACTGGCGCACCGAGTACGACTGGCGCAAGGTCGAGCAGCAGCTCAACCAGTTCCCGCAGTACACGACCGAGATCGACGGGCAGCAGATCCACTTCCTGCACGTCCGGTCGGCCGAGGCGGACGCGTTGCCGCTGCTGCTCACGCACGGCTGGCCTGGTTCGTTCATCGAGTTCGTCGACCTGATCGGGCCGCTGACGGACCCGGTCGCGCACGGCGGCGAGGCGAGCGACGCCTTCCACGTGGTGATCCCGTCGCTGCCCGGCTTCGGGTTCTCGACGCCGGTCGCGAGCGAGGGATGGACGACCGAGCGGATCGGCCGGGCCTGGGCCGAGCTGATGAGCCGGCTCGGCTACGAGCGGTACGGCGTCCAGGGCGGCGACATCGGCGGCTCGGTGTCGCCGGAGGTCGCGCGGGCCGACAGAGAACGTGTCGTCGGCGTGCACGTGAACGGCGGGCCCGCGATTCCGCCGTACCCGCTGCCCGACGAGGAACTCGCGACGCTGACGCCGCTGGAGCAGGACCGGGTCGCGCGGGTCGGCGCGTTCATGCAGGAGGAGTTCGGCTACATCGCGATCCAGTCGACCCGGCCGCAGGCACTGGCGTACGGGCTGGTCGACTCACCGGTCGGGCAGCTGGCCTGGATCATGGACAAGTTCCGCGAGTGGACTCACCCGCGGGCGACGCTGCCGGACGAGATCATCGGCCGCGACACCCTGCTCACGAACGTGATGATCTACTGGCTGACCGGCTCGGCCGGCAGTTCGGCGTACGTCGGGTACGCGCAGGGCGGCGCCTGGGGCGCCAAGCTGGGCAACTCCGGCGTCCCGACCGCGGCGATCGTCTTCGCCCACGACGTCGGCATCCGCCGGTACGCCGAGGAGGAGAACACCATCGTGCGCTGGACCGACGTCGACCAGGGCGGCCACTTCGCCGCCCTGGAGGAGCCGGAGCTCCTGCTCGCCGACGTCCGGGCGTTCTTCAGGACCGTTCGAGGATGA
- a CDS encoding nitroreductase family deazaflavin-dependent oxidoreductase yields the protein MAEQLYGADHVKAYEDTDGATGYDWGDHGATILVLTTIGAKSGEERKNALIYRQVDEGYAIVASKGGAPVHPGWFHNLEANPDVKAQIKGDRFAARARVANPDERAKIWPQMVEVWPDYDTYTTKTDREIPVVILERS from the coding sequence ATGGCTGAGCAGCTGTACGGCGCCGATCACGTGAAGGCGTACGAGGACACCGACGGTGCGACCGGCTACGACTGGGGCGACCACGGCGCGACGATCCTGGTCCTGACCACGATCGGCGCCAAGTCCGGCGAGGAGCGCAAGAACGCGCTGATCTACCGCCAGGTCGACGAGGGCTACGCGATCGTGGCGTCCAAGGGCGGCGCGCCCGTGCACCCGGGCTGGTTCCACAACCTGGAGGCGAACCCGGACGTGAAGGCGCAGATCAAGGGCGACCGGTTCGCCGCGCGCGCCCGGGTCGCGAACCCGGACGAGCGGGCGAAGATCTGGCCGCAGATGGTCGAGGTCTGGCCGGACTACGACACCTACACGACCAAGACCGACCGCGAGATCCCGGTCGTCATCCTCGAACGGTCCTGA
- a CDS encoding ribonuclease Z: MRELVVLGTGSQVASRQRNQNGYFLRWDSEGFLFDPGEGTQRQMLYAGVAAGAITRLCVTHFHGDHCLGVPGVVQRLSLDGVPHPVHAHYPASGQEYFTRLRYAASFFERAELREEPIDEEGLLSVGSFGQLWVRRLEHPVEAFGYQLIEPDGRRMLPDQLAAYGVSGPAVGRLQAAGSLVVDGRTVTVEQVSEPRRGQRFAFVMDTRLCEGVFRLADGADLLVIESTYLSSEATLARNFGHLTARQAARVARECGVRTLVLTHFSQRYTDMKLFEEEARAEFDGEVVIAADLMRVPVPPRR, from the coding sequence GTGCGCGAACTAGTTGTGCTGGGCACCGGGAGCCAGGTGGCCTCCCGGCAGCGGAACCAGAACGGCTACTTCCTGCGCTGGGACTCCGAGGGGTTCCTGTTCGACCCGGGCGAGGGTACCCAGCGGCAGATGCTGTACGCCGGGGTCGCGGCCGGCGCGATCACGCGGCTGTGCGTCACGCACTTCCACGGTGACCACTGCCTCGGCGTACCGGGGGTGGTGCAGCGGCTGTCGCTCGACGGCGTGCCGCATCCCGTGCACGCGCACTACCCGGCGTCCGGGCAGGAGTACTTCACCCGCCTGCGGTACGCCGCGTCGTTCTTCGAGCGGGCCGAGCTGCGCGAGGAGCCGATCGACGAGGAAGGGCTGCTGTCCGTCGGCTCGTTCGGACAGCTCTGGGTACGACGGCTCGAGCACCCGGTCGAGGCCTTCGGGTACCAGCTGATCGAGCCCGACGGCCGGCGGATGCTGCCGGACCAGTTGGCGGCGTACGGCGTGAGTGGGCCCGCGGTCGGACGGCTGCAGGCGGCCGGGTCGCTGGTGGTGGACGGCCGGACGGTGACCGTCGAGCAGGTCAGCGAGCCGCGACGCGGGCAGCGGTTCGCGTTCGTGATGGACACGCGGTTGTGCGAGGGCGTGTTCCGGCTGGCCGACGGCGCGGACCTGCTGGTGATCGAGTCGACGTACCTGTCCTCGGAGGCGACGCTGGCTCGTAACTTCGGACATCTCACGGCGCGTCAGGCTGCTCGCGTCGCGCGGGAGTGCGGCGTACGGACGTTGGTGCTGACGCACTTCTCGCAGCGCTACACGGACATGAAGCTGTTCGAGGAGGAGGCGCGGGCGGAGTTCGACGGCGAGGTCGTGATCGCCGCGGACCTGATGCGGGTGCCGGTGCCGCCGCGCCGCTGA
- a CDS encoding aminotransferase class III-fold pyridoxal phosphate-dependent enzyme, which yields MEPAAGQTPSMIEDPPEVGLAAATELLRSAYGITAELRMLRSERDRNFLAVAGDGRELVLKISNTGDDPAQIAMESAAMRHVEMTDPGLPIPRLLTALDGSSVVLAEAEDGRRHLTRLMTVMPGQVGDLVRLPSWFAASFGTICARLVKALQGFGDPAAHRRLDWDPRIVSSLRPYAERLPEERRRAPMQKLLDRFESLPAATGRLPGFVLHGDVTLSNVLLGADGIDGVIDFGDMHHTARVADLAISLASLLRESDDLWPAAREFLDAYQRVLPLEPEEVELIGELVLARCAASTLISAWRAPLYPGNEEYLTSLVAGSWNVLDSWADLDPRELADRFHRICGTSRVAVTGDAGLLGRRDLVFGGRTLSPLFYRRPLQVVRAEGAWIEGADGKRYLDAYNNVPVVGHAHPAVVQAIARQSAVLNVHSRYLHPHAIELAERLTASMSDGLDTCVFMNSGSEANDLAWRMARIVTGRSGAMAADLAYHGVSEATTAFSTNTYPSSARPAHVGTFEAPRTDADGRQPTEEDARQRVRAGRSEMRGHDVALLAVDSVFSSAGILTPTGEFMRGLQDEVRAAGGLFLADEVQAGFGRGGRHLWRFEDYGLTPDFVTLGKPMGNGHPVAALITRREIAAQFADVDEFFSTFGGNPVSCVAANTVLDVIEESDLVARSGEVGAQLAAGLAELAPSIHPAVRVRGQGLMVGVEIPDEAGVTAADLAERLRDLGVLVGTTGPGGQVLKVRPPLIWQTQHVEIFLKAFALL from the coding sequence GTGGAGCCAGCGGCCGGTCAGACGCCGAGCATGATCGAGGACCCGCCCGAGGTCGGCCTCGCCGCGGCGACCGAGCTGCTGCGGTCGGCGTACGGGATCACGGCCGAGCTGCGGATGCTGCGCAGCGAGCGCGACCGCAACTTCCTCGCCGTGGCCGGCGACGGCCGCGAGCTGGTGCTGAAGATCTCCAACACCGGCGACGACCCGGCGCAGATCGCGATGGAGAGCGCGGCGATGCGGCACGTCGAGATGACCGATCCCGGTCTGCCGATCCCGCGGTTGCTCACGGCGCTCGACGGCAGCTCGGTGGTCCTGGCCGAGGCCGAGGACGGCCGCCGGCACCTGACGCGGCTGATGACGGTGATGCCCGGTCAGGTCGGTGACCTGGTGCGGCTGCCGAGCTGGTTCGCGGCGTCGTTCGGCACGATCTGCGCCCGGCTGGTCAAGGCCCTGCAGGGCTTCGGGGACCCGGCCGCGCATCGCCGGCTGGACTGGGATCCGCGCATCGTTTCGTCGCTGCGCCCGTACGCCGAGCGCCTGCCCGAGGAACGCCGGCGCGCTCCGATGCAGAAGTTGCTGGACCGCTTCGAGTCCTTGCCTGCGGCAACAGGTAGGCTGCCCGGCTTCGTCCTGCACGGTGACGTGACGTTGAGCAACGTGCTGCTCGGGGCCGACGGCATCGACGGGGTGATCGACTTCGGCGACATGCACCACACCGCGCGGGTCGCGGACCTGGCGATCAGCCTGGCCTCGTTGCTGCGTGAGTCCGACGACCTGTGGCCGGCCGCGCGGGAGTTCCTGGACGCGTACCAGCGAGTGCTGCCGCTGGAGCCGGAGGAGGTGGAGCTGATCGGGGAGCTGGTGCTTGCGCGGTGTGCGGCGAGCACGTTGATCTCGGCCTGGCGGGCGCCGCTGTATCCGGGGAACGAGGAGTACCTGACCAGCCTCGTCGCCGGTAGTTGGAATGTGCTGGATTCGTGGGCTGACTTGGATCCTCGGGAATTGGCGGATCGGTTCCACCGGATCTGTGGCACGTCGCGGGTTGCTGTGACGGGGGATGCGGGCCTGCTCGGGCGCCGGGACTTGGTGTTCGGGGGGAGGACGTTGTCGCCGTTGTTCTACCGGCGGCCGTTGCAGGTGGTCCGGGCTGAAGGCGCCTGGATCGAAGGGGCCGACGGCAAGCGGTATCTCGATGCCTACAACAACGTTCCGGTGGTCGGGCACGCGCACCCGGCGGTGGTGCAGGCGATCGCGCGGCAGTCCGCCGTACTGAACGTGCACTCGCGATACCTGCACCCGCACGCGATCGAGCTGGCCGAGCGGCTGACCGCGTCGATGTCGGACGGTCTGGACACCTGCGTCTTCATGAACTCCGGCAGCGAGGCGAACGACCTGGCCTGGCGGATGGCGCGAATCGTCACCGGGAGGTCCGGCGCGATGGCCGCGGATCTCGCCTACCACGGGGTGAGCGAGGCGACGACGGCGTTCTCGACCAACACCTATCCGTCGTCCGCGCGCCCGGCGCACGTCGGGACGTTCGAGGCGCCGCGCACCGACGCCGACGGTCGCCAGCCGACCGAGGAGGACGCCAGGCAACGGGTTCGCGCCGGACGTTCGGAAATGCGGGGACATGACGTCGCGCTGCTCGCCGTCGACTCGGTGTTCAGCAGCGCGGGCATCCTGACGCCGACCGGCGAGTTCATGCGCGGGCTGCAGGACGAGGTCCGCGCGGCCGGCGGGCTGTTCCTGGCCGACGAGGTGCAGGCCGGGTTCGGTCGCGGCGGTCGGCACCTGTGGCGGTTCGAGGACTACGGGCTGACGCCGGACTTCGTCACGCTGGGCAAGCCGATGGGCAACGGGCACCCGGTGGCCGCGCTGATCACCCGGCGCGAGATCGCCGCGCAGTTCGCCGATGTCGACGAGTTCTTCAGCACCTTCGGCGGCAACCCGGTCTCCTGCGTCGCGGCCAACACGGTGCTCGACGTGATCGAGGAGTCGGACCTGGTCGCGCGCTCGGGCGAGGTCGGTGCGCAGCTCGCCGCGGGGCTGGCCGAGCTGGCGCCCTCGATCCACCCGGCCGTTCGGGTGCGAGGTCAGGGGTTGATGGTCGGTGTCGAGATCCCCGACGAGGCCGGGGTCACCGCGGCCGACCTGGCCGAGCGGCTGCGCGACCTCGGCGTACTGGTCGGCACGACCGGTCCTGGTGGTCAGGTGCTCAAGGTTCGGCCGCCGTTGATCTGGCAGACCCAGCACGTCGAGATCTTCCTGAAGGCGTTCGCACTACTGTGA